One Glycine max cultivar Williams 82 chromosome 6, Glycine_max_v4.0, whole genome shotgun sequence DNA segment encodes these proteins:
- the LOC100797291 gene encoding homeobox-leucine zipper protein ATHB-15: MMAVSSACKDGSKVALDNGKYVRYTPEQVEALERLYHECPKPSSLRRQQLIRECPILSNIEPKQIKVWFQNRRCREKQRKEASRLQAVNRKLTAMNKLLMEENDRLQKQVSHLVYENSFFRQQTHNNNATLATTDTNTSCESVVTSGQRNLTPQQHPPRDASPAGLLSIAEETLAEFLSKATGTAVEWVQMPGMKPGPDSIGIVAISHGCPGVAARACGLVGLEPTRVAEILKDRLSWFRDCRTVDVLNVMSTGNGGTIELLYMQLYAPTTLAPGRDFWLLRYTSLLEDGSFVVCERSLNNTQNGPAMPPVQHFVRADMLPSGYLIRPCEGGGSIIHIVDHMVLEPWSVPEVLRPLYESSMLLAQRTTMAALRHLRQISQEVSQPSVTGWGRRPAALRALSQRLSKGFNEAVNGFADDGWSMLESDGIDDVTLLVNSSPSKMMGVSLVYNNNGFPSVSSSVLCAKASMLLQNVPPAILLRFLREHRSEWADSSIDAYSAAAIKAGPCSLPGARSGGFGGQVILPLAHTIEHEEFMEVIKLENMGYYRDDMSIPGDVFLLQLCSGVDEHAVGTSAELVFAPIDASFSDDAPILPSGFRIIPLDSGTDAASPNRTLDLASALEVGTTANKAASDNSAHSGSTKSVMTIAFQFAFEVHLQENIATMARQYVRSIIASVQRVSLALSPSRFGSHNAFHLPPGTPEAQTLARWICNSYRFYLGVELLKCEGSESILKSLWHHSDAVLCCSLKALPVFTFANQAGLDMLETTLVALQDITLEKIFDDNGKKTLCTEFPQIMQQGFMCIQGGICLSSMGRPVSYERAVAWKVLNEEESAHCICFMFINWSFV, translated from the exons ATGATGGCGGTGAGTTCAGCCTGCAAAGATGGGAGCAAGGTGGCACTGGACAACGGCAAGTACGTTAGGTACACACCTGAACAGGTGGAAGCACTGGAGAGGCTCTACCATGAATGTCCAAAACCAAGTTCTCTTCGCCGTCAACAACTCATCAGAGAGTGTCCCATTCTCTCCAACATCGAACCCAAACAGATCAAGGTTTGGTTCCAAAACCGAAG GTGCAGAGAGAAGCAGCGGAAAGAAGCGTCACGGCTGCAAGCTGTGAACAGGAAGCTAACAGCAATGAATAAATTACTGATGGAGGAAAACGACAGATTGCAGAAGCAGGTGTCACACCTCGTCTATGAAAACAGCTTTTTCCGCCAACAGACACACAACAACAAC GCTACGCTTGCCACAACAGACACAAACACAAGCTGTGAGTCGGTGGTGACGAGTGGTCAGCGGAACTTGACACCGCAGCAGCATCCACCGAGGGATGCTAGCCCTGCAGG ACTTTTGTCCATTGCAGAGGAGACTTTAGCAGAGTTTCTTTCAAAGGCCACTGGAACTGCTGTCGAGTGGGTCCAAATGCCTGGGATGAAG CCTGGTCCGGATTCCATTGGAATCGTTGCTATTTCTCACGGTTGCCCTGGAGTGGCTGCACGTGCTTGCGGCCTTGTGGGTCTAGAACCTACCAGG GTTGCCGAAATCCTCAAAGATAGGCTCTCATGGTTTCGTGATTGCCGAACTGTGGATGTTCTAAATGTGATGTCCACTGGAAATGGTGGAACTATTGAGCTGCTTTACATGCAG TTGTATGCGCCAACAACTTTGGCACCTGGTCGTGACTTCTGGTTGCTGCGTTACACATCACTTTTGGAGGACGGTAGTTTTGTG GTCTGTGAAAGATCACTTAACAACACTCAGAATGGTCCTGCTATGCCCCCAGTGCAGCATTTTGTTAGAGCAGACATGCTGCCAAGCGGGTATTTGATAAGACCCTGCGAAGGAGGGGGATCCATTATTCATATTGTCGATCATATGGTTCTAGAG CCCTGGAGTGTACCTGAAGTTTTGCGCCCACTGTATGAGTCATCAATGCTGCTAGCTCAAAGGACAACTATGGCG GCCTTACGTCATTTGAGGCAAATTTCTCAAGAGGTTTCTCAGCCAAGTGTAACTGGATGGGGAAGAAGGCCTGCAGCTTTGCGTGCACTGAGTCAGAGATTGAGCAA GGGCTTTAATGAAGCAGTCAATGGGTTTGCAGATGATGGCTGGTCCATGTTAGAGAGTGATGGCATTGATGATGTCACCCTTCTTGTGAATTCCTCACCTAGCAAGATGATGGGAGTTAGCCTTGTCTATAACAACAATGGATTTCCTTCTGTGAGCAGTTCTGTGCTATGTGCCAAAGCATCCATGTTGCTGCAG AATGTCCCTCCAGCAATTCTTCTTAGATTCTTGCGGGAGCACCGATCAGAATGGGCAGACAGCAGTATTGATGCTTACTCAGCTGCTGCCATCAAAGCTGGTCCCTGTAGCTTGCCAGGGGCCCGATCAGGAGGTTTTGGCGGTCAGGTTATTCTTCCACTAGCTCACACAATTGAGCATGAAGAG TTCATGGAGGTTATCAAGCTTGAAAACATGGGCTACTATAGGGACGACATGAGTATACCTGGTGATGTTTTCCTCTTGCAA CTTTGCAGTGGAGTGGATGAGCATGCGGTTGGCACCAGTGCAGAACTTGTTTTTGCTCCAATTGACGCATCTTTCTCTGATGATGCACCCATTTTACCTTCTGGTTTTCGCATCATACCTCTAGATTCTGGCACA GATGCTGCTAGTCCAAACCGTACACTTGATTTGGCTTCTGCACTTGAGGTTGGCACAACAGCAAACAAAGCAGCTAGTGACAACTCAGCTCATTCTGGGAGCACAAAGTCTGTGATGACAATAGCATTCCAGTTTGCATTCGAAGTTCACCTTCAAGAGAACATAGCAACCATGGCCAGGCAATATGTTCGTAGCATCATTGCATCTGTTCAGAGGGTTTCATTAGCACTTTCTCCTTCGCGCTTTGGTTCTCACAATGCTTTTCACTTACCACCTGGCACTCCTGAGGCACAAACACTTGCTCGATGGATCTGTAACAGCTATCG GTTCTATCTTGGGGTAGAACTTCTAAAATGTGAAGGCAGTGAGTCCATTCTCAAGTCTCTTTGGCATCACTCGGATGCAGTTTTGTGCTGCTCTTTAAAG GCATTACCCGTTTTCACGTTTGCAAATCAAGCTGGACTTGACATGCTTGAGACAACTTTGGTTGCACTTCAAGACATCACTCTGGAAAAGATTTTTGATGACAATGGAAAGAAAACTCTGTGCACTGAGTTCCCCCAGATAATGCAGCag GGTTTCATGTGTATTCAAGGTGGTATCTGTTTATCCAGCATGGGAAGGCCAGTGTCCTATGAGAGAGCAGTTGCATGGAAAGTGTTAAACGAAGAAGAATCCGCCCATTGCATCTGTTTTATGTTCATCAATTGGTCCTTTGTCTAA